In Devosia sp. XK-2, one DNA window encodes the following:
- a CDS encoding complex I NDUFA9 subunit family protein — MDRNAPKLVTIFGGSGFVGNHLVQLLARDGYRIRVAVRRPDLAGEVRMFGSVGQVVPVQANLRNEASVQRAVAGADIVINLVGIGAQAGKQTFEAVHVDGAAAVARAATAAGVEALVHMSALGVDKAASVSAYAASKLRGEAAVMAAYPQAVIIRPSLMFGQGDGFFNLMGTLSRILPVMPLISGQTQFQPVFVGDVAEAIAKAAEGAVKPGRIYELGGPDVESHKALMQRILREAGRKPMLVSVPSGLMKVMAALLGVLPFKPLITPDQVELLGVDNVVSDAAKKEKRTLAGFGITPTSMDEILPTYMWRFRRHGQFDREGGSPAYPV; from the coding sequence ATGGACCGCAACGCCCCCAAGCTCGTCACCATTTTCGGCGGGTCGGGATTTGTCGGCAATCATCTGGTGCAATTGCTGGCGCGCGATGGCTATCGCATTCGCGTGGCGGTGCGGCGTCCGGACCTGGCGGGCGAAGTGCGCATGTTCGGCAGTGTGGGGCAGGTCGTGCCGGTGCAGGCCAATCTGCGCAATGAGGCTTCGGTGCAGCGCGCCGTGGCAGGCGCCGACATCGTCATCAATCTGGTCGGCATTGGCGCCCAGGCCGGCAAGCAGACATTCGAGGCGGTGCATGTGGATGGCGCGGCGGCCGTTGCCCGCGCGGCCACGGCCGCAGGTGTCGAGGCCCTGGTGCATATGTCGGCCCTGGGGGTCGACAAGGCCGCCTCGGTCAGCGCCTATGCCGCCTCCAAGCTCAGGGGCGAAGCGGCGGTGATGGCTGCCTATCCCCAGGCCGTGATCATCCGCCCCTCGCTGATGTTCGGCCAGGGCGATGGCTTTTTCAACCTGATGGGCACGCTGTCTCGCATCCTGCCGGTCATGCCGCTGATTTCGGGCCAGACACAGTTCCAGCCGGTTTTCGTTGGCGACGTTGCCGAAGCGATTGCCAAGGCCGCCGAAGGCGCCGTCAAGCCCGGCCGCATCTACGAGCTGGGCGGGCCGGATGTGGAAAGCCACAAGGCATTGATGCAGCGCATCCTGCGCGAAGCGGGCCGCAAACCCATGCTGGTCTCGGTGCCGTCGGGGCTGATGAAGGTCATGGCGGCGCTTTTAGGCGTGCTGCCCTTCAAGCCGCTGATCACGCCCGATCAGGTCGAGCTTTTGGGCGTCGACAATGTCGTCTCGGACGCGGCCAAAAAGGAAAAGCGCACCCTGGCCGGCTTCGGCATTACCCCGACCAGCATGGACGAAATCCTGCCCACCTATATGTGGCGCTTCCGCCGCCACGGCCAGTTCGACCGGGAAGGCGGATCACCGGCCTATCCGGTCTGA
- a CDS encoding GFA family protein, whose product MTEKRDYQGQCHCGAVRFTARTDFSSLGDCNCSRCRRLGWIMQSVSASDFTLHAGEDQLTLYHFNTRGIDHLFCKTCGIESFARGSDGKGNELVMVNVNCLTDAPEVDRNAIAHWDGANF is encoded by the coding sequence ATGACCGAAAAGCGAGATTACCAGGGCCAGTGTCATTGCGGCGCCGTCCGCTTCACCGCTCGGACCGATTTCTCGTCCCTGGGAGACTGCAATTGTTCGCGCTGCCGGCGGCTGGGCTGGATCATGCAATCGGTGTCCGCCAGCGATTTCACGCTGCATGCAGGTGAGGACCAGCTCACGCTTTATCATTTCAATACCAGGGGCATCGATCATCTGTTCTGCAAGACCTGCGGCATCGAATCCTTCGCCCGCGGCAGCGATGGCAAGGGCAATGAGCTAGTCATGGTCAATGTCAATTGCCTCACCGATGCGCCAGAGGTGGATCGCAATGCCATTGCGCATTGGGACGGTGCAAACTTCTGA
- a CDS encoding VOC family protein — protein MGRLKDIVIDADQPAALARFWAAALDGYAVLPYDDAEIARLAGLGLTPETDTSVMIAGPGTRVCIHLRPGPRPKRNRVHLDIAADDVAAEVLRLVALGATEIRRGDGYIVLADPEGNNFCVCPD, from the coding sequence ATGGGACGGCTCAAGGACATTGTTATCGATGCCGACCAACCTGCCGCCCTTGCCCGCTTCTGGGCGGCCGCGCTCGATGGATATGCCGTGCTGCCCTATGACGATGCCGAGATTGCCCGGCTGGCTGGATTGGGCCTGACGCCAGAAACCGATACCAGCGTCATGATTGCCGGCCCGGGCACGCGAGTTTGCATCCATCTCCGGCCCGGCCCCCGGCCCAAGCGCAACCGGGTGCATCTCGATATTGCCGCCGACGATGTCGCGGCCGAGGTCCTGCGCCTTGTAGCGCTGGGCGCTACCGAAATCCGGCGCGGCGACGGCTATATCGTTCTTGCCGATCCGGAGGGCAATAATTTCTGCGTCTGCCCGGACTAA
- the lnt gene encoding apolipoprotein N-acyltransferase, with product MTWLAETAMLSHGWRRFALLLVAGAIAGLSVPPLFILPALFLALPIWVWALDGAERLNGWRRLFGPAFSIGFAFGWGYFLVAFHWLGAAFFVDGGWVLGAMPFAIAALAALIALFWGLASALAHLSWSHGWVRILTLSAWLAAAEFARGHLFTGFPFDLLGYSLTGTDEMMQLASVIGVYGLTFIAPLLAMTPALVWPGDNRGWSQRLAPLFLALLVIAGQLGYGWNRLAGTIATERQDMSMRLVQPLVYEHADFGNVDPVVLIDRLLMLSDMRMNPNDQGLDDITHLVWPESSLPFFLETYPEALARIARLLPEQTTLIAGVPRRPYEPDPETVAAPPYNSVVAVDSDGEVVASYDKAHLVPFGEYLPFAPFFAQLGIKQFVPGADGWSPGDTKRRLMSLPGAPAALVLVCYEIIFPGDLGDVAGAQFLLNLTNDAWFDRSIGPAQHAHHARLRAVEEGMSLVRAANTGLSFATDPLGRITAELAPGEMAALDLRPHQKLEGTVFQSVRHWPFLIAVIAGILAGFVASRRTRKRPLD from the coding sequence ATGACCTGGCTGGCCGAAACTGCCATGTTGAGCCATGGCTGGCGCCGCTTTGCGCTGCTGCTGGTGGCGGGCGCGATAGCGGGGCTCTCGGTGCCGCCGCTCTTCATTCTGCCGGCCTTGTTCCTGGCCCTGCCGATCTGGGTCTGGGCGCTGGACGGGGCCGAACGCCTGAACGGCTGGCGGCGGTTGTTCGGCCCGGCCTTTTCCATCGGCTTTGCCTTTGGATGGGGCTATTTCCTGGTCGCCTTCCACTGGCTGGGAGCCGCCTTTTTTGTCGATGGCGGCTGGGTGCTCGGGGCCATGCCCTTTGCCATTGCCGCACTTGCGGCGCTGATTGCCCTGTTCTGGGGCCTGGCAAGCGCTTTGGCGCATTTGAGCTGGAGCCATGGCTGGGTACGCATATTGACGCTATCGGCCTGGCTGGCCGCGGCCGAATTTGCGCGCGGGCACCTGTTTACCGGTTTCCCCTTCGATCTTCTGGGCTATAGCCTCACCGGCACGGACGAGATGATGCAATTGGCCTCGGTGATCGGGGTCTATGGCCTTACCTTCATCGCGCCGCTGCTGGCCATGACCCCGGCTTTGGTCTGGCCGGGCGACAATCGTGGCTGGTCGCAGCGCCTCGCGCCACTGTTTCTGGCGCTGCTGGTGATTGCCGGGCAGCTCGGCTATGGCTGGAACCGGCTTGCGGGCACGATTGCCACCGAGCGGCAGGACATGTCGATGCGGCTGGTGCAACCGCTGGTCTACGAGCATGCCGATTTCGGCAATGTCGATCCGGTTGTCCTGATCGACCGGCTGTTGATGCTCTCGGATATGCGGATGAACCCCAATGATCAGGGGCTCGACGACATTACCCATCTGGTGTGGCCCGAATCGAGCCTGCCCTTCTTCCTCGAGACCTATCCCGAGGCGCTGGCGCGTATTGCCCGGCTGCTGCCCGAGCAGACAACGTTGATTGCCGGCGTGCCCCGCCGTCCATATGAGCCTGATCCCGAAACCGTCGCCGCGCCGCCCTATAATTCGGTAGTGGCCGTCGACAGCGATGGCGAGGTGGTGGCCAGCTATGACAAGGCACATCTGGTGCCGTTCGGCGAATATCTGCCCTTTGCGCCTTTCTTTGCGCAATTGGGCATCAAGCAGTTCGTACCGGGCGCCGATGGCTGGTCGCCGGGCGACACCAAGCGGCGCCTGATGAGCTTGCCGGGGGCCCCCGCCGCCCTGGTGCTGGTCTGCTACGAAATCATCTTTCCGGGCGATCTTGGCGACGTTGCGGGCGCCCAATTCCTGCTCAACCTGACCAATGATGCCTGGTTTGACCGCTCGATTGGACCGGCCCAGCATGCCCATCACGCGCGGCTGCGCGCCGTGGAGGAAGGCATGAGCCTGGTGCGCGCCGCCAATACTGGCCTGAGCTTTGCCACCGATCCGCTGGGCCGGATCACCGCGGAGTTGGCGCCGGGTGAAATGGCGGCGCTCGACCTGCGCCCGCATCAAAAGCTCGAAGGCACGGTTTTCCAGAGCGTACGCCACTGGCCTTTCCTGATCGCGGTGATCGCCGGGATCCTTGCCGGATTTGTTGCCTCGCGCAGAACCCGCAAGCGACCCTTGGACTAA